The Mycolicibacterium mageritense genome contains a region encoding:
- the cobO gene encoding cob(I)yrinic acid a,c-diamide adenosyltransferase, with protein sequence MPQGQPLTVPDDGLTTKARRNAPLLAVHTGAGKGKSTAAFGMALRAWNQGFRVAVFQFVKSAKWKVGEEAVFRELGRLHDEHGAGGSVEWHKMGSGWSWTRKHGSDVDHAAAAADGWAEIKRRLADERHDFYVLDEFTYPLKWGWVDVDDVVATLTARPGTQHVVITGRDAPQRLVDAADLVTEMTKIKHPMDVGRKGQKGIEW encoded by the coding sequence ATGCCACAAGGGCAGCCGCTCACCGTCCCCGACGACGGGCTGACCACCAAAGCCCGGCGCAACGCGCCACTGCTGGCGGTGCACACCGGTGCGGGCAAGGGAAAGTCGACCGCCGCGTTCGGCATGGCGCTGCGGGCGTGGAATCAGGGATTCCGTGTCGCGGTGTTCCAGTTCGTCAAGAGCGCCAAGTGGAAGGTCGGCGAGGAGGCCGTGTTCCGCGAGTTGGGCCGCCTGCACGACGAACACGGTGCCGGCGGTTCCGTCGAGTGGCACAAGATGGGCTCGGGGTGGTCGTGGACCCGCAAGCACGGCAGCGATGTCGATCATGCCGCGGCCGCAGCCGACGGCTGGGCGGAGATCAAGCGCAGGCTGGCCGACGAGCGCCACGACTTCTATGTGCTCGACGAGTTCACCTACCCGCTGAAGTGGGGTTGGGTCGACGTCGACGACGTGGTGGCGACGCTGACCGCGCGCCCCGGCACCCAACATGTGGTGATCACGGGCCGGGATGCGCCGCAACGCCTCGTCGACGCCGCCGACCTGGTGACGGAGATGACCAAGATCAAGCACCCTATGGACGTGGGCCGCAAGGGTCAGAAGGGCATCGAGTGGTGA
- a CDS encoding cobyrinate a,c-diamide synthase, which produces MTSTTTPAVVIAAPASGSGKTTVATGLIGALRTAGHTVAPFKVGPDFIDPGYHALAAGRPGRNLDPVLVGENLIGPLYRHGTADADIAVVEGVMGLFDGRIDDQMTGTPRGSAAQVAGLLGAPVVLVVDARGQSHSVAALLHGFATFDPAVHIAGVILNRVGSARHETVLRQGCEHAGVRVLGAIPRADELSVPSRHLGLVTAVEHGRQARAAVAAMTTLVARHVDLAAVAAVAGAQVGAPAWSPATEPVPGEVTVALAAGKAFSFGYTEHGELLRAAGARVAEFDPLADPLPPGTDALVLPGGFPEQFTAELSANTVVRRQIRELAHRGAPVHAECAGLTYLVDDLDGVPMCGALAGSARFTERLTLGYRDAVAVVDSSLHAAGERVTGHEFHRTAVTFTDGHPPAWAFAGPGGRGVRDGAVHRGVHAGYLHTHPAAHPRAITRFVAAAARTKLGG; this is translated from the coding sequence GTGACTTCCACGACCACGCCGGCGGTGGTGATCGCCGCACCGGCGTCGGGCAGCGGGAAGACCACTGTCGCAACGGGTCTCATCGGTGCCCTGCGCACCGCCGGTCACACGGTCGCGCCGTTCAAGGTGGGGCCGGATTTCATCGACCCCGGCTACCACGCGCTCGCGGCGGGCCGCCCCGGCCGCAACCTCGACCCGGTGCTGGTGGGGGAGAATCTGATCGGCCCGCTGTACCGGCACGGCACGGCAGACGCCGACATCGCGGTGGTCGAAGGCGTCATGGGCCTGTTCGACGGCCGTATCGACGACCAGATGACGGGCACACCCCGCGGGTCGGCCGCGCAGGTTGCTGGCCTGCTCGGCGCGCCGGTGGTCCTGGTGGTCGACGCGCGGGGCCAGAGTCACAGTGTGGCCGCGCTGCTGCACGGGTTCGCGACGTTCGACCCGGCCGTGCACATCGCCGGGGTGATCCTCAACCGGGTCGGCTCCGCGCGGCACGAGACCGTGCTGCGCCAGGGCTGCGAACACGCCGGCGTCCGGGTGCTCGGCGCGATCCCGAGGGCTGACGAATTATCCGTTCCCTCACGGCATCTCGGGCTCGTGACCGCCGTCGAGCACGGCAGGCAGGCCCGTGCCGCGGTCGCCGCGATGACCACGCTGGTGGCTCGCCACGTCGACCTCGCGGCCGTCGCGGCCGTGGCCGGTGCACAGGTCGGCGCTCCCGCGTGGAGCCCCGCCACCGAACCGGTGCCGGGCGAGGTGACCGTGGCGTTGGCAGCGGGCAAGGCCTTCAGCTTCGGCTACACCGAACACGGCGAACTGCTGCGAGCCGCGGGTGCCCGCGTCGCCGAGTTCGACCCGTTGGCCGATCCGTTGCCGCCGGGCACCGACGCCCTGGTGCTGCCCGGCGGCTTCCCCGAGCAGTTCACCGCCGAGCTTTCCGCCAACACCGTTGTGCGGCGCCAGATCAGAGAACTGGCGCACCGCGGCGCCCCGGTGCACGCGGAGTGCGCCGGGCTGACGTATCTGGTCGACGATCTCGACGGCGTGCCGATGTGCGGCGCGCTCGCGGGCTCGGCGCGGTTCACCGAACGGCTCACACTGGGCTACCGCGACGCCGTCGCGGTCGTCGACTCGTCGCTGCATGCCGCGGGTGAACGCGTCACCGGCCACGAATTCCACCGCACCGCAGTGACGTTCACCGACGGGCACCCTCCGGCATGGGCGTTCGCGGGGCCGGGTGGTCGGGGCGTGCGGGACGGTGCGGTGCACCGCGGTGTGCACGCCGGCTATCTGCACACCCACCCCGCCGCGCACCCTCGGGCCATCACCCGGTTCGTCGCGGCTGCGGCACGCACTAAGCTCGGCGGGTGA
- the cobA gene encoding uroporphyrinogen-III C-methyltransferase, with product MSSENAYLVGLRLSGRKVVVVGGGTVAQRRLPLLIANGADVHVIARSATPAVEALAQEKPGITLHLRDYRAGDLDGAWYAIAATDDPEVNAAIVAEADERHIFCVRADIAREGSAVTPATFDRAGLSVGVLAGGDHRRSAAIRSAIHEALQSGLLTEESTGDEPAAGVALVGGGPGDPELITVRGRRLLARADVVVADRLAPQDLLAELGPHVEVIDAAKIPYGRAMAQDAINQVLIDRARAGKFVVRLKGGDPFVFARGYEEVLACAEAGVPVTVVPGVTSAIAVPALAGVPVTHRGMTHEFVVVSGHVAPGHPESLVNWDALAAMTGTIVLLMAVERIELFAKVLREGGRPADTPVLVVQHGTTMAQRTLRATLGDAPERIREEGIRPPAIIVIGPVATFAG from the coding sequence GTGAGCTCAGAGAACGCCTACCTCGTCGGCCTGCGGCTGTCCGGCAGAAAGGTTGTCGTCGTCGGCGGTGGAACCGTCGCGCAACGGCGACTGCCATTGCTGATCGCCAACGGCGCCGATGTGCACGTCATCGCGCGGAGTGCCACCCCGGCGGTGGAGGCGCTCGCTCAGGAGAAGCCCGGCATCACGCTGCACCTGCGGGACTACCGCGCCGGAGATCTCGACGGCGCCTGGTACGCGATCGCGGCCACCGATGATCCCGAGGTCAACGCCGCCATCGTGGCCGAAGCCGACGAGCGGCACATCTTCTGCGTGCGCGCCGACATCGCGCGCGAAGGTTCGGCGGTGACACCCGCGACCTTCGACCGGGCCGGGTTGTCGGTGGGTGTGCTCGCCGGTGGTGACCATCGTCGGTCCGCGGCGATCCGTTCGGCGATCCACGAGGCGCTGCAGAGCGGACTGTTGACCGAAGAGTCGACCGGCGACGAACCCGCCGCCGGGGTGGCACTCGTCGGCGGCGGACCCGGGGATCCGGAACTGATCACGGTGCGGGGCCGCCGGCTGCTGGCCCGCGCCGACGTCGTCGTCGCCGACCGGCTGGCACCGCAGGATCTGCTCGCCGAGCTCGGCCCGCACGTCGAGGTGATCGACGCCGCAAAAATCCCGTACGGCCGGGCCATGGCCCAGGACGCCATCAACCAGGTCCTGATCGACCGGGCCCGCGCCGGCAAATTCGTGGTGCGCCTCAAAGGAGGCGATCCGTTCGTGTTCGCGCGGGGCTACGAAGAGGTACTGGCGTGCGCCGAGGCGGGCGTTCCCGTCACGGTTGTGCCGGGTGTGACAAGTGCCATAGCAGTTCCTGCGCTGGCCGGTGTTCCGGTCACTCACCGGGGCATGACGCACGAGTTTGTGGTGGTCAGCGGCCATGTTGCGCCGGGGCACCCCGAATCGTTAGTGAATTGGGACGCACTGGCCGCGATGACCGGCACGATCGTGCTGCTGATGGCCGTCGAGCGCATCGAGCTGTTCGCCAAGGTGCTGCGGGAAGGGGGCCGACCTGCGGATACGCCGGTGCTGGTGGTGCAGCACGGCACCACGATGGCTCAGCGAACGTTGCGTGCCACGCTCGGGGATGCGCCGGAGCGGATTCGCGAGGAGGGGATTCGACCTCCCGCGATCATCGTGATCGGTCCGGTGGCGACCTTCGCCGGTTAA
- a CDS encoding MFS transporter: MTALNDAERAAINRGAEDNAERGLPVQGAARRGEGLAARLPSWFPSWGFLSAVIAIGGMQLLATMDSTVAIVALPRIQDELGLSDAGRSWVITAYVLTFGGLMLLGGRLGDTIGRKRTFIVGVALFTIASILCGIAWNEATMVTARLLQGVGAAIASPTGLALVATTFPKGPARNLATAVFGAMTAIGSVMGLVVGGALTEVSWRLAFLVNVPIGIVMLYLARTALRETNRERMKLDAAGAMLATLACTAAVFAFTQGPESGWLSPITLGSGAAAAVFGIAFLIAERNAENPVVPFDLFHERNRVATFAAIFLAGGVLFTLTVLIGLYVQDILGYSALRAGVGFIPFVIGMGIGLGASSQIVRFFQPRLVVIAGGILVLGSMIYGSTLHQGIPYFPNLVVPITIGGIGIGMIVVPLTLAAIAGVGFDRIGPASAIALMLQNLGGPLVLAIIQAVITSRTLYLGGITGPVKEMNPAQLAALDAGYTYGLLWVAAVAVLVGGAALFIGYSSEQVAHAQEVKDAIDAGELEVD; the protein is encoded by the coding sequence ATGACGGCTCTCAATGACGCAGAGCGCGCAGCAATCAACCGAGGCGCAGAGGACAACGCAGAGCGGGGGCTTCCGGTGCAAGGTGCGGCCCGGCGAGGCGAGGGGCTCGCGGCGCGGCTGCCCTCCTGGTTCCCGTCCTGGGGCTTCCTTTCGGCGGTCATCGCCATCGGCGGTATGCAGCTGCTCGCCACCATGGACAGCACCGTCGCGATCGTCGCGCTGCCGCGCATCCAGGACGAGCTCGGCCTGTCCGATGCCGGCCGCAGCTGGGTCATCACGGCCTATGTCCTGACGTTCGGCGGTCTCATGCTGCTCGGCGGTCGGCTGGGTGACACCATCGGCCGCAAGCGCACCTTCATCGTCGGCGTCGCCCTGTTCACCATCGCCTCGATCCTGTGCGGCATCGCCTGGAACGAGGCCACCATGGTCACCGCCCGGCTGCTGCAGGGCGTCGGTGCGGCCATCGCCTCGCCGACCGGGCTCGCGCTGGTCGCGACGACATTCCCGAAGGGGCCCGCGCGCAACCTCGCCACCGCGGTGTTCGGCGCCATGACCGCCATCGGCTCGGTCATGGGTCTCGTGGTCGGCGGCGCGTTGACCGAGGTGTCGTGGCGGCTGGCCTTCCTGGTCAACGTGCCGATCGGCATCGTGATGCTCTACCTGGCCCGCACGGCCCTGCGCGAGACCAACCGCGAGCGCATGAAGCTCGACGCCGCGGGCGCGATGCTCGCGACCCTGGCCTGCACGGCCGCGGTGTTCGCTTTCACCCAGGGCCCCGAGAGCGGCTGGCTGTCGCCCATCACGCTGGGCTCCGGTGCGGCGGCTGCCGTGTTCGGTATCGCGTTTCTCATCGCCGAGCGCAACGCGGAGAACCCGGTGGTGCCGTTCGATCTGTTCCACGAGCGCAACCGCGTCGCGACGTTCGCGGCCATCTTCCTGGCAGGCGGCGTGCTGTTCACGCTGACCGTGCTGATCGGCCTGTACGTGCAGGACATCCTCGGCTACAGCGCATTGCGCGCGGGTGTGGGCTTCATCCCGTTCGTGATCGGCATGGGCATCGGGCTCGGTGCGTCGTCCCAGATCGTGCGGTTCTTCCAGCCCCGCCTCGTCGTGATCGCGGGCGGCATCCTGGTTCTCGGATCGATGATCTACGGTTCGACGCTGCACCAGGGCATCCCGTACTTCCCCAACCTCGTGGTGCCGATCACCATCGGCGGTATCGGCATCGGCATGATCGTGGTGCCGCTGACGCTGGCCGCGATCGCGGGCGTCGGCTTCGACCGCATCGGCCCGGCCTCGGCCATCGCGCTCATGCTGCAGAACCTGGGCGGTCCGCTGGTGCTGGCCATCATCCAGGCCGTCATCACCTCGCGCACGCTGTACCTGGGAGGCATCACCGGCCCGGTCAAGGAGATGAACCCGGCGCAGCTGGCCGCGCTCGACGCGGGCTACACCTACGGCCTGCTGTGGGTCGCGGCGGTTGCGGTCCTGGTCGGCGGTGCGGCGCTGTTCATCGGCTACTCGTCCGAACAGGTGGCACACGCGCAGGAAGTCAAGGACGCGATCGATGCCGGAGAGCTCGAAGTCGACTGA